A single genomic interval of Nostoc commune NIES-4072 harbors:
- a CDS encoding AAA family ATPase — protein MNTTFNHSSLFTSYSALILLIGLPGSGKSTFAKQLLTECPQIPLISTDGIRGQLFGSQAIQGPWLVIWREVGRQFQQAISTNNPAIFDATNAQRRHRREVIALARDLGFTHITGIWVDTPVWLCLARNKRRSRQVPEEIILRMHRQLRDAPPSLEEGLDNLIRLSEKSEYGNCDRLLSENHT, from the coding sequence ATGAATACAACATTTAATCACTCCTCACTCTTCACTTCTTACTCAGCACTCATTTTGTTGATTGGTCTTCCAGGTAGCGGTAAGTCAACTTTCGCTAAACAATTACTGACAGAATGCCCCCAGATACCACTGATTTCTACGGATGGCATCCGGGGGCAACTGTTCGGTTCCCAAGCTATTCAAGGGCCGTGGCTAGTGATTTGGCGGGAAGTAGGACGGCAATTTCAACAAGCTATTTCTACAAATAATCCAGCTATTTTCGATGCCACCAATGCCCAACGCCGCCATCGCCGTGAAGTTATTGCTTTAGCCCGTGACTTGGGTTTTACCCACATTACGGGAATTTGGGTGGATACGCCAGTGTGGCTGTGTTTAGCACGTAATAAAAGGCGATCGCGCCAGGTTCCTGAAGAAATTATCTTGCGGATGCACCGTCAACTCCGAGATGCTCCTCCAAGCCTGGAAGAAGGGCTAGACAACCTGATCCGCTTATCAGAAAAATCGGAGTACGGAAATTGCGATCGCTTGTTGAGCGAGAACCACACTTGA
- a CDS encoding peroxiredoxin family protein codes for MLTSTDFSGLLNERFFRNFLPVPATNKLRLGVGTPDFQLPDITNGTLVKLSDYKGKQPVLLAFTRIFTEKQYCPFCFPHIKALNENYEQFKNRGIEVLMITSTDERQSQIVVRDLGLQMPLLSDPSCRVFRIYQVGQALGAPLPAQFVLDKEGKLQYWHLFSFLDHNASVETLLKQFN; via the coding sequence ATGCTTACTTCAACTGATTTTAGTGGCTTATTAAATGAGCGATTCTTCCGCAATTTTTTACCAGTTCCAGCGACAAACAAACTCAGGTTGGGAGTAGGAACGCCAGATTTTCAACTGCCAGATATTACCAACGGAACTTTAGTAAAATTGTCTGATTATAAAGGTAAACAACCAGTGTTACTTGCCTTTACTCGCATCTTTACTGAAAAACAATATTGCCCCTTTTGTTTTCCTCACATCAAAGCTTTAAATGAAAACTACGAGCAGTTTAAAAATCGCGGTATAGAAGTTTTAATGATTACTAGTACCGATGAACGGCAAAGTCAAATTGTTGTGAGGGATTTAGGCTTACAAATGCCGTTATTAAGCGATCCCAGTTGTAGAGTTTTTCGTATCTATCAAGTAGGACAAGCACTGGGAGCGCCTTTGCCAGCCCAGTTCGTATTAGATAAAGAAGGCAAACTCCAGTACTGGCATTTATTTTCTTTTTTGGATCACAATGCTAGCGTTGAGACTTTGTTAAAACAATTTAATTGA
- a CDS encoding pentapeptide repeat-containing protein — MKYQQDIRNNQYRKNILTNSNFQNALAGQNIIRKILIIIFSIVVAAFLSIVTLLAGGVLEAITYVLKVSYFDLIEITAIALYTTALVIFVVRGFEIVSTTCVVALIVIGIIIYVCFEVNNRIPGIGFWLFCLGLSIAFAWVSTTITALFIAISSIYCGVIGEFIAVMGYGLIAEALMIGTLNIVYEKGSNSFITIISAIPVIISSAFIAKKAIRGSPKFRWIKEVAVFWTSIGGTCFYGADLTDASFDGADLRHTDFRKANLTRTSFKGVTGLELARLQGTILEDPKVRKLLTTNNGRGEDFTEANLQGANLQGADLREAILVKAQVLDADFSGALLTDACIQDWNLNKNTRFQNVDCKRVYLKCSLHGNFLEPKPDSGEFQPGEFEKWITDVRDTIDLIFQNGLNWRAFAFSLTQTAINNEGLGLSVRSIENKGDGVVVAKVGVSLETNKTAIHEEITNHYNQAVDAIEAKYELVLQAKDGEIQRLQSFYDSQQKFIQGLITGIAETKREVIIKGEGNRVYMMNQAGDIMESSNQNISAGGNVDMSSGNKITVGGDVTNSNLTLADANSQVSNSIQQLRDISTDTSDELVKILTTLQKSINDEPALSENQKKEALEAVETIAEEGKKPSGERVNKLCSMALNALKGIASAVTDASKLAEVFKTYLPTLTSILGI, encoded by the coding sequence GTGAAATATCAACAAGACATTCGTAATAATCAGTATAGAAAGAATATTTTAACCAATAGTAATTTCCAAAATGCACTTGCTGGGCAGAATATTATAAGAAAAATACTAATAATTATTTTTAGTATTGTCGTAGCTGCTTTCCTCAGTATAGTAACTCTTCTGGCAGGTGGAGTATTGGAAGCTATAACCTATGTTTTGAAAGTCAGTTATTTTGATTTGATAGAAATTACTGCGATTGCTTTATATACCACAGCATTAGTAATATTTGTAGTTCGCGGTTTTGAAATAGTATCAACTACTTGTGTTGTTGCTTTAATAGTTATCGGAATTATTATTTATGTTTGTTTCGAGGTAAATAACAGGATTCCTGGAATAGGATTTTGGCTATTCTGTCTAGGTTTGAGCATAGCTTTCGCGTGGGTTAGTACAACTATTACAGCATTGTTTATAGCGATTAGCTCTATATACTGTGGAGTTATAGGTGAATTTATAGCTGTTATGGGATATGGGCTGATTGCTGAAGCTCTAATGATAGGCACATTAAATATTGTATACGAAAAAGGTAGTAATAGTTTTATAACTATAATTTCAGCAATTCCGGTTATAATATCATCCGCATTTATTGCAAAAAAAGCAATCAGAGGCTCACCTAAATTTAGATGGATTAAGGAAGTAGCTGTATTCTGGACATCAATAGGTGGAACATGTTTTTATGGAGCAGATTTAACCGATGCTAGCTTTGATGGCGCAGATTTAAGGCATACAGATTTTAGGAAAGCAAATCTCACACGCACTAGCTTTAAAGGTGTTACTGGTTTAGAATTAGCTCGACTCCAAGGAACTATATTAGAAGATCCTAAAGTTAGAAAACTGTTAACTACTAATAATGGTCGTGGGGAAGATTTTACTGAAGCAAATTTACAAGGTGCAAATTTACAAGGTGCAGATTTAAGAGAAGCGATTTTAGTTAAAGCTCAAGTATTAGATGCAGATTTTTCTGGTGCATTACTCACAGATGCCTGTATCCAAGACTGGAATCTCAACAAGAATACTCGTTTTCAAAACGTTGATTGTAAACGTGTTTATTTAAAATGTAGCTTGCATGGAAACTTTTTAGAGCCAAAACCAGATAGTGGAGAATTCCAACCAGGCGAATTTGAAAAATGGATTACCGATGTAAGGGATACTATTGACTTAATTTTTCAAAATGGGCTGAACTGGAGGGCTTTTGCATTTTCTCTGACTCAAACTGCTATTAATAATGAAGGATTAGGCTTATCTGTTCGCAGTATAGAAAATAAAGGTGATGGCGTAGTTGTTGCTAAAGTAGGTGTTTCTTTAGAAACTAATAAAACTGCAATTCACGAAGAAATAACAAATCATTATAATCAAGCAGTTGACGCAATTGAGGCTAAGTATGAACTTGTGCTTCAAGCTAAAGATGGAGAAATACAAAGATTACAAAGTTTCTATGATTCGCAGCAAAAATTTATTCAAGGATTAATTACTGGAATTGCCGAGACAAAACGAGAAGTTATTATCAAGGGCGAAGGAAATCGCGTATATATGATGAATCAAGCAGGTGACATTATGGAAAGCAGTAATCAAAACATCAGCGCAGGTGGAAATGTTGATATGTCTAGCGGTAATAAGATTACTGTAGGCGGCGATGTCACAAACTCTAACTTGACACTGGCAGATGCAAACAGTCAAGTTAGTAATTCGATTCAGCAACTTCGAGATATTAGTACTGATACTAGTGACGAGTTAGTAAAGATTTTAACGACTTTGCAAAAATCGATCAATGATGAGCCAGCCCTTTCTGAAAATCAAAAAAAAGAGGCGTTAGAAGCTGTAGAAACTATAGCAGAAGAAGGGAAAAAACCATCAGGAGAACGCGTAAACAAACTCTGTTCAATGGCTCTCAATGCCCTTAAAGGTATAGCATCTGCTGTGACGGACGCTAGTAAACTAGCTGAAGTTTTTAAAACTTATCTGCCGACTCTCACAAGCATACTGGGCATTTAG
- a CDS encoding peroxiredoxin, whose protein sequence is MSLIYGTEGSLRVGQQAPDFTATAVVDQEFKTIKLSDYRGKYVVLFFYPLDFTFVCPTEITAFSDRYEEFKKINTEVLGASVDSEFSHLAWIQTDRKSGGVGDLNYPLVSDIKKEISAAYNVLDPAAGIALRGLFIIDKDGIIQHATINNLAFGRSVDETLRTLQAIQYVQSHPDEVCPAGWQPGDKTMNPDPVKSKVYFSAV, encoded by the coding sequence ATGTCCCTTATTTACGGAACCGAAGGAAGCCTCCGCGTTGGTCAACAAGCTCCCGATTTCACAGCAACGGCTGTGGTAGATCAGGAATTTAAGACAATCAAACTTTCCGATTATCGCGGTAAGTATGTCGTCCTGTTTTTCTACCCACTAGACTTTACCTTTGTTTGTCCCACTGAAATCACAGCATTTAGCGATCGCTACGAAGAATTTAAGAAAATCAATACTGAAGTCCTTGGGGCTTCTGTTGATAGTGAATTCTCCCACCTCGCTTGGATTCAAACAGATCGTAAGTCTGGTGGCGTCGGCGACCTGAATTATCCTCTAGTCTCTGACATCAAAAAAGAGATTAGCGCCGCTTATAACGTTCTTGACCCAGCAGCAGGCATTGCCTTGCGTGGTCTGTTCATCATCGATAAAGATGGTATTATACAGCACGCTACCATCAACAACCTAGCTTTTGGTCGCAGCGTTGATGAAACTCTGCGGACACTGCAAGCAATTCAGTATGTTCAGTCTCACCCTGACGAAGTTTGCCCGGCTGGTTGGCAACCTGGTGACAAGACAATGAATCCTGACCCAGTGAAGTCTAAAGTCTACTTCTCTGCTGTCTAA
- a CDS encoding amylo-alpha-1,6-glucosidase gives MLDLDTREWLLTNGLGSFASGTVSDVRTRTYHGWLFAATKPPSERTLLFSHLEASLEVLGNVVALGTNFWGNGQIEPTGYELLRCFDINPVPKWIWGQDNWQLTRQLVMPYGWEGSREKNHSTDAINRGCAHSRFCHRTLIQYRYEGSDTAILRLRLLIAERNFHHQQTANLGLQFSQLLGEQQICLQAKNSKNFGIPWHLRWTQGRYQTDAVWYWNYGLPEETKRGLGNKEDLYSPGYLIVTLQPGDTVTLEARVGFPDSTAGVLTGETFAEAVEAEQKRLSQIFGWSQGGAGDWGVGTGEEFSNTQYPIPNPQSPLWQQLLKASDQFIVYRASIPGPTVIAGYHWFNDWGRDTLIALPGLALVPRRFDLAKGVLRTFGHNCRHGLIPNAFLDVNGEPIYNTIDAALWWIETLGLYLEATQDWEFLAEQFPLVQQIYKAFVGGTHFNIQMDAIDGLVSWDALGVALTWMDVVIGAYPVTPRYGKPVEINALWYSALCWLSQWAERLSQLEFGEPVRLTKQAQRYAQQAEHVKTSLQKFWNPQLGYLYDTIEPDDRRNFQIRPNAVLALSLQHCAFSEQQGCQVLDLATFSLLTPYGLRSLDPGDPEYKGRYEGNQEQRDRAYHQGTVWAWLIGPYIRAWQRFYPERSLPFDWQPLLDHFLFDACLGSISEIFDGDAPHKPRGAIAQAWSVAEVIRHIK, from the coding sequence ATGCTTGATTTAGATACAAGAGAATGGTTGCTTACCAATGGCTTAGGAAGTTTTGCCAGTGGTACAGTTTCGGATGTCCGCACACGTACTTATCACGGTTGGCTGTTTGCCGCTACAAAGCCTCCTTCTGAGCGGACTCTGCTGTTTTCGCACCTAGAAGCTAGCTTGGAAGTATTAGGGAACGTTGTAGCACTGGGAACAAATTTTTGGGGTAACGGTCAGATTGAGCCGACAGGCTACGAATTGCTACGCTGTTTTGATATTAACCCAGTTCCAAAATGGATTTGGGGTCAAGATAACTGGCAGTTAACCAGACAATTGGTGATGCCCTATGGTTGGGAAGGGAGTAGGGAAAAGAATCATAGTACAGACGCGATTAATCGCGGCTGTGCCCACTCTCGATTTTGCCATCGGACTTTAATCCAATATCGCTACGAGGGAAGTGACACAGCAATTTTACGGCTGCGACTGCTGATAGCAGAACGTAACTTTCACCATCAGCAAACTGCTAATCTAGGATTACAGTTCTCACAATTGCTTGGGGAACAGCAAATCTGTCTGCAAGCAAAAAATTCTAAGAATTTCGGTATACCTTGGCACTTGCGCTGGACACAAGGAAGATATCAAACAGATGCAGTTTGGTATTGGAATTATGGATTGCCTGAGGAGACAAAACGGGGATTAGGCAACAAAGAAGACCTCTACAGTCCTGGTTACTTGATAGTTACACTGCAACCAGGAGATACAGTCACTCTAGAAGCACGAGTAGGTTTTCCCGACTCGACGGCAGGTGTTCTCACTGGCGAAACCTTTGCAGAAGCAGTAGAGGCAGAGCAAAAACGGCTCTCCCAGATTTTTGGATGGAGTCAAGGAGGGGCTGGGGACTGGGGAGTGGGGACTGGGGAAGAGTTTTCTAATACCCAATACCCAATCCCCAATCCCCAATCCCCACTCTGGCAACAACTACTCAAAGCAAGCGATCAGTTTATCGTCTATCGAGCCTCAATTCCAGGCCCTACGGTCATTGCTGGTTATCACTGGTTTAATGACTGGGGACGCGACACATTAATTGCTTTACCTGGGTTGGCACTAGTTCCACGGCGCTTTGACTTGGCAAAAGGAGTATTGCGGACTTTTGGGCATAATTGCCGCCACGGTTTGATTCCTAATGCATTTCTTGATGTCAATGGAGAACCAATTTATAACACTATTGATGCAGCATTGTGGTGGATTGAAACTTTAGGACTTTATTTAGAAGCTACCCAAGACTGGGAATTTTTGGCAGAGCAATTCCCTTTAGTACAGCAAATTTACAAAGCATTTGTTGGTGGTACACATTTCAATATTCAGATGGATGCCATCGATGGATTAGTTAGTTGGGATGCTCTTGGTGTTGCCCTTACCTGGATGGATGTGGTAATTGGCGCATACCCCGTCACTCCTCGTTACGGTAAGCCAGTGGAAATCAATGCACTGTGGTATTCAGCTTTATGTTGGCTGAGTCAGTGGGCAGAACGATTGAGCCAGCTTGAGTTTGGTGAGCCAGTGCGCCTCACGAAGCAAGCACAGCGTTATGCTCAACAAGCAGAACATGTAAAAACCTCGCTGCAAAAATTCTGGAATCCTCAACTGGGTTATTTGTACGATACTATTGAGCCGGACGATCGCCGGAATTTTCAAATTCGTCCCAATGCTGTTTTGGCGCTGTCGCTGCAACATTGCGCCTTTTCTGAACAGCAAGGGTGTCAAGTATTAGATTTGGCAACTTTCAGCTTACTTACCCCCTATGGTCTTCGCAGTCTCGATCCAGGAGATCCCGAATACAAAGGCAGATATGAGGGTAATCAAGAGCAACGCGATCGCGCTTATCACCAAGGCACTGTTTGGGCTTGGCTAATTGGGCCATATATTCGGGCTTGGCAACGTTTTTATCCAGAGCGATCGCTGCCTTTTGATTGGCAACCTTTGCTAGATCACTTCCTATTTGACGCTTGTCTTGGTTCTATTTCTGAGATTTTTGATGGCGATGCTCCTCACAAACCCAGAGGTGCGATCGCTCAAGCTTGGTCAGTTGCCGAAGTCATCCGCCACATTAAATAG
- a CDS encoding glucose-1-phosphate adenylyltransferase, giving the protein MKKVLSIILGGGAGTRLYPLTKLRAKPAVPVAGKYRLIDIPVSNCINSEIFKIYVLTQFNSASLNRHIARTYNFTGFNEGFVEVLAAQQTPENPNWFQGTADAVRQYLWLMEEWDVEEYLILSGDHLYRMDYRHFIQRHRETGADITLSVIPIDERRASDFGLMKIDDSGRVIDFSEKPKGEALIQMRVDTSVLGLSNELAQQQPYIASMGIYVFKKEVLFKLLREGTERTDFGKEIIPDASKDYNVQAYLFDDYWEDIGTIDAFYHANLALTQQPQPPFSFYDEKAPIYTRARYLPPSKLLDCQVTESIIGEGCILKNCRIQHSVLGVRSRIESGCLIEESLLMGADFYQASVERQSNVEQGDIPVGIGADSIIRRAIIDKNASIGHDVKIINKDNVQEADRESQGFYIRSGITVVLKNAVIPDGTII; this is encoded by the coding sequence GTGAAAAAAGTATTATCAATCATCCTTGGTGGTGGCGCGGGTACTCGGCTTTACCCGCTAACTAAACTACGCGCTAAACCAGCAGTACCAGTAGCAGGGAAGTATCGCCTAATCGATATCCCTGTTAGTAACTGCATAAATTCCGAAATATTCAAAATCTACGTCCTGACACAATTCAACTCAGCTTCCCTGAATCGTCACATCGCCCGTACTTACAACTTTACGGGTTTCAATGAAGGCTTTGTGGAAGTGCTAGCTGCACAACAAACACCAGAAAACCCTAATTGGTTTCAAGGTACAGCTGATGCTGTACGTCAGTATTTGTGGTTAATGGAAGAATGGGATGTAGAAGAATATCTCATCCTCTCAGGCGATCACCTCTACCGCATGGATTATCGCCACTTTATCCAACGCCATAGAGAAACAGGCGCTGATATTACTCTTTCAGTCATCCCCATCGATGAGCGCCGCGCCTCAGATTTTGGCTTGATGAAAATTGACGATTCTGGTAGAGTAATCGATTTTAGCGAAAAACCGAAAGGTGAAGCATTAATCCAAATGCGCGTTGATACAAGCGTACTGGGATTATCAAATGAACTTGCCCAGCAACAGCCTTACATCGCCTCAATGGGGATTTATGTCTTTAAAAAAGAGGTTTTGTTCAAGTTGTTAAGAGAAGGTACAGAAAGGACTGATTTCGGCAAAGAAATTATTCCTGATGCCTCTAAAGATTACAACGTTCAAGCTTACCTTTTTGATGATTACTGGGAAGATATTGGAACAATCGATGCATTTTATCATGCAAACTTAGCACTGACTCAGCAACCCCAGCCACCCTTTAGTTTCTACGATGAGAAAGCACCAATTTATACCCGCGCTCGGTACTTACCTCCGAGTAAACTTTTAGATTGCCAGGTAACAGAATCAATTATCGGCGAAGGTTGCATTTTGAAAAATTGCCGCATTCAACATTCAGTTTTGGGAGTGCGATCGCGAATTGAATCTGGCTGTCTCATCGAAGAATCTTTGCTCATGGGTGCAGATTTTTACCAAGCTTCTGTAGAACGCCAATCCAATGTAGAACAAGGTGATATTCCTGTAGGTATTGGTGCTGACTCCATTATTCGCCGTGCCATCATTGATAAAAACGCCAGTATCGGTCATGATGTCAAAATTATCAATAAAGATAATGTGCAAGAAGCTGACCGCGAAAGTCAAGGTTTCTACATCCGCAGTGGCATTACCGTTGTGCTGAAAAATGCTGTAATTCCTGATGGAACCATCATTTAA
- a CDS encoding alpha/beta hydrolase, producing MDILVDNLFIEPTNAPEPQGIPGYLIRSTARANVEDLQDITEDNTRPTIQTIIDLLYTKSKKCPKNSEGLGVVIAIHGYNTGGADSDLTKLPVNNEAIADGIWKNYQKLCKYVNSDALISQKSDSLVFLGYRWPSETIKIQNITTSLSTLPFLLKVLLWGSLIVAIASVLLFFWLSSPIFVAPIILGTFGFGIVFSLIILRVIVYFRDSYRAINYGVHDLVELIRQLDKGLMECVQSEDEAQNYWKQHPIKLSFIGHSLGSQVTTQAVRILSDVFDPNSVGNINDEKAGKRPSSRIGQVFSLSRLILIAPDIPVLAITSGRANFLRSSLRRFEEAYLFSNEGDLALRLASTAANYFSFPAKTRTQGYRLGNVTVRSNTYHSSKLNKVRGQLESKYGIVNWKDRNLYKPLDEISSLLDYLEINVLNKVQNQGLDPANQKYQSPVTTAIKDRESLADLFTYFDCTEYKERTNYTNAPNRDRYMMILDKQTSPLTLLEYLQLGWAYFRNNSPDVHGGYFWGKFSRQLICQLAFVGFQEFIEFLLVTPPQDMGIEELRPPQLEDKIAWANNLQAEAVSEIRIERKQIALNYLSWIIEKKQIQAVLSPERYYIDVMGEKREEVRSKIMMSKE from the coding sequence ATGGATATTTTAGTAGATAACTTGTTTATTGAGCCGACTAATGCTCCAGAACCCCAAGGAATTCCAGGATACCTGATCCGCAGTACAGCACGAGCCAACGTAGAAGATTTACAAGATATCACAGAAGATAATACGCGCCCAACCATTCAAACGATAATCGATCTCCTTTATACAAAAAGTAAAAAATGCCCCAAAAATTCTGAGGGACTAGGGGTAGTAATTGCTATTCATGGATACAACACAGGAGGTGCAGATAGTGATTTAACTAAATTACCCGTAAACAATGAGGCGATCGCAGATGGAATTTGGAAAAATTATCAAAAACTTTGTAAGTATGTTAACAGTGATGCCTTAATTTCTCAAAAGTCAGATAGTTTAGTGTTTCTTGGTTATCGCTGGCCTTCGGAAACTATTAAAATCCAAAATATTACTACTTCCCTAAGTACTTTACCCTTTCTACTGAAGGTTCTGCTATGGGGAAGCTTAATTGTGGCGATCGCATCTGTTTTACTGTTTTTCTGGTTATCTTCCCCAATTTTTGTTGCTCCCATTATTTTGGGAACATTCGGATTTGGTATTGTTTTCAGCCTGATTATTTTGCGCGTAATTGTATATTTTCGTGACTCTTATCGAGCAATCAACTACGGAGTCCACGATTTGGTTGAACTGATTCGCCAACTAGATAAAGGTTTGATGGAATGCGTTCAATCTGAGGATGAGGCTCAAAACTATTGGAAACAACACCCGATAAAACTCTCCTTCATTGGGCATAGTTTGGGTAGCCAAGTAACTACACAAGCAGTCCGAATTCTTTCTGATGTCTTTGACCCTAATTCTGTAGGAAACATCAATGACGAAAAAGCTGGGAAAAGACCCTCTTCGAGAATCGGGCAGGTTTTTAGTTTAAGTCGCTTAATTCTGATAGCACCAGATATTCCCGTACTGGCAATTACTTCTGGAAGAGCCAATTTCTTACGGTCATCGTTACGAAGATTTGAAGAGGCGTATCTATTCAGTAACGAAGGAGATTTAGCCCTACGTCTTGCTTCTACGGCTGCTAATTACTTTTCCTTTCCAGCAAAAACCCGAACACAAGGGTATCGGCTAGGTAATGTGACTGTTCGTTCCAATACCTATCACAGCAGTAAGTTAAACAAGGTAAGAGGGCAATTGGAGAGTAAATATGGAATTGTCAACTGGAAGGATCGGAACTTATACAAGCCGTTAGATGAGATTAGTTCATTACTTGATTATTTAGAAATTAACGTCTTGAATAAAGTGCAAAACCAGGGATTAGATCCAGCTAATCAAAAATATCAGTCCCCAGTTACCACAGCAATTAAAGATCGCGAGTCGTTGGCTGACTTATTTACTTACTTTGATTGTACAGAATACAAAGAGCGCACAAATTATACTAATGCACCTAATCGCGATCGCTATATGATGATTCTGGACAAACAAACCTCGCCCTTAACTCTTTTGGAGTACCTGCAACTCGGTTGGGCATATTTTCGTAACAATTCACCAGATGTCCACGGTGGCTATTTCTGGGGAAAATTTAGTCGGCAGCTAATTTGTCAACTGGCGTTTGTTGGCTTCCAAGAGTTTATAGAGTTTCTGCTGGTTACCCCACCGCAAGATATGGGAATCGAAGAACTGCGACCACCGCAACTTGAGGATAAGATTGCTTGGGCGAATAACCTTCAAGCAGAGGCAGTTTCTGAGATACGTATCGAAAGAAAGCAGATTGCGCTCAATTATCTCTCATGGATTATTGAGAAAAAGCAAATCCAAGCAGTATTATCACCGGAACGTTACTATATTGATGTCATGGGGGAAAAACGCGAAGAAGTTCGCTCTAAAATAATGATGTCAAAAGAATAA
- a CDS encoding DnaJ C-terminal domain-containing protein, with protein sequence MAATDFKDYYAILGVSKTATQDEIKQAFRKLARKYHPDVNPNNKQAEARFKEVSEAYEVVSDPDKRKKYDQFGQYWKQAGEGFSSGGAGVDMGGFDFSQYGNFDEFINELLGRFGATPRSGRQSYSQQNNYSNSNYSQNYSYRSTTGATSGFSGNFNDYGFGDVGAGTSQDSEAAIALTFGEAFNGVQKRFSLGNETIDVRIPSGAKPGTRLRVRGKGQINPMTQQRGDLYLKVELQPHSFFQMEGDNLVCEVPITPDEATLGASIDVPTPDGLVNVKLPAGVRSGQSLRLRGKGWPLAKGGRGDQLVKVAIAPPKDLSQQEREYYEKIRAIRTYNPRSHLQQVKL encoded by the coding sequence ATGGCTGCAACCGACTTCAAAGACTATTACGCAATTTTGGGAGTTAGTAAGACTGCCACTCAAGACGAGATTAAGCAAGCCTTTCGTAAACTAGCCCGCAAATATCACCCTGATGTCAACCCAAATAACAAACAGGCAGAAGCACGCTTTAAAGAAGTTAGCGAAGCCTATGAAGTTGTGTCAGACCCAGATAAACGTAAAAAATACGACCAATTCGGTCAATATTGGAAACAGGCTGGTGAAGGTTTCTCATCTGGCGGCGCTGGTGTTGATATGGGTGGCTTTGACTTCAGTCAATACGGTAATTTTGATGAGTTCATTAATGAGTTGCTAGGACGCTTTGGTGCTACTCCTCGCAGTGGGCGACAAAGTTACTCACAACAAAATAATTACTCAAACTCAAATTACTCACAAAATTACTCTTACCGCAGTACCACAGGTGCGACAAGTGGTTTTAGCGGCAACTTTAACGATTATGGGTTTGGTGATGTAGGTGCGGGTACTTCCCAAGATAGTGAAGCTGCGATCGCTTTAACTTTTGGTGAAGCATTTAACGGTGTGCAAAAGCGCTTCAGTTTAGGTAATGAAACAATTGATGTTCGTATCCCATCTGGCGCTAAACCTGGTACTCGTTTACGCGTGCGGGGCAAAGGTCAAATCAACCCCATGACTCAACAACGAGGGGATTTGTACTTAAAAGTCGAACTTCAGCCGCACTCCTTCTTCCAAATGGAAGGTGATAACTTGGTGTGCGAAGTGCCAATCACGCCAGATGAAGCTACTTTAGGAGCGTCTATTGATGTACCCACTCCCGATGGTTTAGTTAATGTCAAGCTACCAGCAGGAGTGCGTTCTGGTCAATCGCTGCGTTTACGTGGCAAAGGTTGGCCCCTCGCCAAGGGTGGACGCGGCGATCAGCTGGTGAAGGTGGCGATCGCACCACCAAAAGACCTCAGCCAGCAAGAGCGGGAATATTATGAAAAAATCCGGGCTATACGTACTTATAATCCCCGCAGTCATTTGCAGCAAGTCAAGCTGTGA
- a CDS encoding glutathione S-transferase family protein produces MLTLYHSSISPNSRRLWITLLEKGLEFELVEIKLDGEQFKPDFLAISPFHHIPALVDDGFRVVESLAILDYLEAKYPTPVMLPKDAKDLAIARMVQLVTVNELLPATTTFLPQYLGLPGGDPEKIEQAKQKISIVLKFLENLLDNRPYFGSENLTLAEVVAGTVVPLLPIVGISLSEYPKLNAWCDRLVARTTWQATEATPEAMEMMKSILLARMAK; encoded by the coding sequence GTGCTGACCCTTTATCATTCGTCGATTTCTCCTAACTCCCGCCGCCTCTGGATTACTCTGCTAGAAAAAGGACTTGAGTTTGAATTAGTAGAGATAAAACTGGATGGAGAGCAGTTTAAACCAGACTTTTTGGCAATTAGTCCCTTCCATCACATTCCAGCTTTGGTGGATGATGGCTTTAGGGTAGTGGAATCTTTGGCAATTTTGGATTATTTAGAGGCAAAATATCCCACACCTGTAATGTTGCCTAAAGATGCCAAGGATTTAGCGATCGCCCGCATGGTACAACTGGTAACTGTAAATGAGCTTTTGCCAGCAACAACCACGTTTTTACCTCAGTATCTCGGCTTGCCTGGAGGAGATCCAGAAAAAATCGAGCAAGCAAAGCAGAAAATTTCAATAGTGCTGAAGTTTTTAGAAAATTTACTTGACAATCGCCCTTACTTTGGTAGTGAAAACCTTACGCTTGCTGAGGTTGTCGCTGGGACTGTAGTACCTTTGCTCCCCATTGTAGGCATATCTTTGAGTGAATATCCAAAATTAAATGCTTGGTGCGATCGCTTAGTAGCACGGACAACGTGGCAAGCTACCGAGGCTACACCAGAGGCAATGGAAATGATGAAGTCCATCCTGCTGGCGAGAATGGCGAAATAA